Part of the Thermodesulfovibrionales bacterium genome, GCAACCGGTGCTTGTAATGAGATTTGAGGCGAAGGACGCAAATTCTCTCAAGCGGATACGGGAATTCGTTGAAGGGAGGCTGAAGAAGTGCCTCTAATTCTTCCTTTTCTTGTCGTGTGAGATGAAAACGACACAATCTTCACACTTCTTCCCCGCCTGTTCATTGCAGATTAGACGGTTAATCTCCCAGCAGGGCTTGGTTCTGTCCATGAAGGCAGAACACCTTTTCCTTCTGTCTTCGGGGCAATCGGTTATTTCCCAGCACGGGGCATATTCAAGGAGTTTCTTTATCCCCTCTATGCTTATCTTCCTTACATGGATGAGATCCCTGACACACCTGAGCCATTTGATATCGTTTTCAGAGTAAAACCTGTTTTTGTTCCGACGCGCAGGGGTAATGAGGCCGTGTTTCTCATAGAGCCGCAGGGTCTGGTCTGTCGTTCCTATGAGTTCTGAGACGATCCCTATGGGATATAGGGGCATCCCCTTTTTTTCTTCTTCCGTTAACTCATTTACAGGTTTCCTTCTAGCCATGTTAACAAATCACCTTGTAACTGCAATTTTAAACATTATAAAACATTTATCCCCGAAAAAAACAAGAGGGGTTGATAAAAACTTTTTATGGGTCAATTTCCCTGGTTTATTGATTTTTCGCGAAGGGGTGGGTTATGGTAAACGATGAATCTGAAAGATTTTCTGAGGAGGTGCAAGGGGAAGCGCGTCCTCGTTGTCGGCGACCTCATCCTTGACTGTTACATATGGGGCAAGGTGGACAGGATTTCTCCTGAGGCACCTGTACCTGTGGTCGAAGTTACGAACGATACCTTTATGCTCGGGGGGGCTGCTAACGTCGCGGGCAATGTCGTTTCGCTCGGCGGAAAGGCGACGGTTGCAGGTATTGTCGGCAGGGACAGCGCCGGAGAAGTCCTGCGGAAGCTTCTTGACGAGAAGGGGGTCGGTTGCGCGGTCTTCGAAGATGCCAGGCCGACGACGATGAAGACGAGGGTGATCGCGCACAACCAGCAGGTTGTCCGTTTCGACAAGGAAGAGAGGAACCGTATCGCGGGGCGTGTCCTCAGCACCATCATAGATTTTCTCGGAAGAGCTATCGCTGAGCATGATGCGATCATTGTTTCGGACTATAAGAAAGGCATCGTATCACCGGAACTCATAAGGGCGATACTGAAGATCGCGAAACCGAAGGGCAAGCTTGTTGCCGTCGATCCGAAGGCCGGCCATTTCCATTGTTACAAAGGGGTCTCTCTCGTCACTCCAAATCTGGCAGAGGCATCGAGCGGTTCAGGAGTGGAGATAAAGGACGAAAGGTCTCTCCTCAGGGCGGGCAAAACCCTCCTGAAGAAACTCTCCTCGATGGCGGTCCTGATAACGAGAGGGGAGGAAGGGATGAGCCTCTTCGAAAGAGACGGGGTTACGAACATACCTACCGTGGCCCAGCACGTATACGATATTACCGGCGCGGGCGATACGGTCATCGCGGCCTTCACCCTCGCATACGCTTCCGGAGCGACGATGCGGGAGGCTGCTGCGATCGCGAACCATGCGGCTGGGATCGTAGTCGGAGAGGTCGGAACCGCGGTGGTGACTCCTGAAAAACTCCTTGCGTCTGTGAGACGGAGCAGAAAGTGATTCTCCATTCTGACGATGCTGACCGCGGAGGACACCAATTTTGGCGCTCTATCTAGAATGCTCTATGATCTCTGTGGCAAAGCATTCGTGTTATCAATTCCATGGTTAAGGCGATAGCATTATTATCAGGCGGTCTCGACAGCACCCTCGCGGTCCTCATCATGCTGAGGCAGGGGATAAGCGTCACAGCCGTCACCTTTCTCACCCATTTCGGCTGTGATATCAGCGACAGTTCCTCCTGCTCGAAAAATCCCTTTCCTGCCGCGGAAGAATTCGGGTTTACCGTGAAACTCTGTCACCTTTCGGACAAGTTCATCGAGATTGTGAAGAATCCCAAGTTCGGACACGGGAGAAACATGAACCCCTGTATCGACTGCAGGATTCTCATGCTCAGAGAAGCGAAGTCTCTCATGGAGATGACCGGAGCTGATTTCCTCGTGACCGGCGAGGTGGTCGGCCAGAGGCCTATGAGTCAGAGGAGAGATACTCTCGATATCATTGATCGGGAGGCAGGCGTAAAGGGATATGTGGTGAGGCCGCTCAGCGCGAAACTGCTCCGCGTGACGGTGCCTGAAGAAAAGGGAATGGTGCGGAGAGAGGGGTTATACAGCTTCAGCGGCCGCTCAAGGAAGCCGCAGATGTCCCTTGCGAAAGAGATCGGACTGACAGACTACCCGGCTCCTGCCGGAGGCTGTCTCCTGACAGAGCCGAACTATTCTCACCGGTTACGAGAACTCCTCGGACACAATCCGGACCCCTCTCTCCACGATCTCGCGCTCTTGCGGGTGGGAAGGCATTTCAGGTTCTCGCCGACCTGCAAGGTGGTTGTCGGGAGAGACGAAAGGGAAAATGCAGTACTGGAGGCGTTTGCAAACAGAGCAAACTACCTTCTCCATGTTGAGGGCTTCGGAAGTCCGGTTGTTCTTCTCACGGGCGCAGGCTCCCGGGACTTCCTCACGCTTGCTGCGTCGCTCTGCGCACGGTACTCCGATGCGAAGGGCCTTCCGGAGGTGGAGGTGACGGTCATTGAGTCGGGGCATCAGTTCGTAGTGGGTGTCTCACCGGCATGTGATGATCTGCTCGCAACCCGCAGGATAGAGAAGCCGGATAAGAAGACCGTCAGAAGTTGCGCAGGGTGAGATGGGTGAACCGAGTCACAGATTATGATGAGAGTCTCACAAGGACGCCCCTTGATCGCAGATATTCCTTTGCCTCTCCGATGGTATACTCTCTGAAGTGAAATATGGATGCTGCAAGCACGGCATCCGCCTTCCCCTGCACAAACCCTTCGTAAAGGTGTTCGAGGTTGCCGGCTCCGCCTGACGCGATAACGGGGATAGAGACGGCCTCTGATATCGCCTTCGTAAGCTCTATATCGTAGCCGTCCTTCGTTCCGTCTCTGTCCATGCTCGTGAGCATTATCTCTCCGGCTCCAAGTTCTTCCATCTTCTTCGCCCATCGTACGGCATCGATACGTTTCATCTTTCTCCCGCCGTGCGTCGAGATCGCCCATAATAAGCCTCCGTCTCCATTTAGGGCAGGAGGGATTGTTTCCAGAAGGTTCAGGCGGACATCTTTGAGGGAGGGATCCTGAAACCAGTTCTCACCCGTTGCATCGGGCAGAGTGTCATGAACTCTTTTTGCGTCGATCGCGACCACGATGCACTGGCTGCCGAAGCGCTCGGCCGCCCTGCTGATAAAGAACGGGTCTTTCACCGCGGTCGTATTCACAGAGACCTTGTCGCAGCCGGCCCTCAGGAGATCCCTGATGTCATCAAGGGTCTTTATGCCGCCGCCGACGGTCAGGGGCATGAAGACGTCATCGGCAGTCTTTTCGACCACATCGATAATAATCTTCCTCTTCTCATGCGATGCCGTGATATCAAGAAAGATGAGCTCGTCGGCACCCTGTTCATCGTAGAATTTTGCGTTTTCAACGGGGTCTCCCGCGTCCTGCAGATTGACAAAGCTGACCCCTTTGACGACGCGCCCGTCCTTGACATCAAGACACGGTATGATTCTCTTCGCGAGCATCTGTTCCTCTTTTATTTCCCGCCGACGAGTCTGACTGCTTCGTTCAGGTCCAGTGCCCCCGAATAAATCGCCTTGCCGGTAATCACACCCCAAAGCCCGGGTATCTCCATCAGTCCCGTGATATCCTGCAGGGACGAGACACCGCCCGAGGCTATCACCGGAATCGGTACCGCTCTGACCATTTCTCCTACCGCCTTCTTGTTGGGCCCCGTCATCATGCCGTCTGTAGTAATATCCGTATAGATGATTCCCGCCGCTTTCCTTTCTGCTGCCTGCCGCGCCATCTCTATCGCATCAAGCGCAGTGACCTCTACCCATCCCTTTATAGCGACCTTGCCGTCTCTGGCGTCGATGCCGACGAGGATTCTGCCGGGGTATTTATCACATGCCTCGCTAAGGAGATCAGGGTTTTCCACGGCAACGGTTCCGAGTATGATCCTGTTGACACCGATGCCGACGAGCGCATCAATTTTTTCTAAATCCCTGATCCCTCCTCCTACCTCTATGTCCATCGCCACAGCATCTCTGATGTTTCTGATAGCTTCGAAGTTCTTCTGACCCCCTGTGAACGCCCCGTCAAGATCGACCACATGGAGGAGCTTCGCACCGCAAGACTCCCATCGTCTCGCTGTCGAGACCGGATCGTCTGAATACGTGGTGACCGCATCCTCCCGCCCCTGGAGGAGTCTTACACATTTGCCGCCTTTCAAATCTATTGCAGGAATTACATGCATGTATTAATATACCAAAAGGAGTTATAGGTTTGCAGTTCATGGCGAAGACGGCTGATCAGGAAACAGCCGTGGTACCCCCTGAGTTGTAAGATTCCCGGATATTGGTCGATGAGAAACTTCATGTCGTATATACGCTACTTCTGCGCATGCATTGCAGGGATTGTAATCTGCATTTTCTTTGTTCCCAAGGGAGGGTTTTCATTTGCCATCCCCGAGAGGCTCGTATACGATCTCACCTGGACGGGTATCAAGGCTGGCGAGGCGATTCTTGAGGTGAAGGGAGGCGGAGACCGTTTGACCATAACCTCAAGGGCACAATCCGCCCAATGGGTTTCAGTTTTTTATACCGTCGATGACCGGGTCGAAAGCCTGCTCACAAAGGACTCGACGAAACACGGGATGGGGCAGCCCGTCAACTATAGGCTGAATTTACGGGAGGGAAAACGAAAGAAGGACAAAGAGGTAATCTTCTATCGTGACGTCTCAAAGGCCCTTTATATCGATTACCTCACTGACGAGAGAAGGGAATACGGGATTCCTTCCCTCATCTTTGATCCCTTATCGAGTTTCTTCTACCTCAGGACGATGCATCTTGAAGTCGGCAAGTCGGTTTATGTCACCATCTTTGACAGCAAGAAGGTTTTGGATGTAGAAGTGCAGGTGACGGGGAGGGAGAAGATCTCGGTCCCGGCAGGCGAATTCCAGACCATTGTCATTAAACCCCTGATGAAATCCGAGGGCATATTCTTCAGAAAGGGAGATATCAGGATCTGGCTGACGGACGATGGAAGACGGATACCGGTGAAGATGAAGACAGGGACCGGAATCGGTTCCATAACCGCTCGGCTCGTCGGAGGGAACTATTGAAGGTGTCTCTCATCACAACGACGTATGACAGTCCCTCCGCCCTGAAAAAAGCGACCGACAGCATACTGGGTCAGACCCGGATGCCCGACGAGGTCATTATTGCGGATGACGGTTCCGGGGATGAGACCGCCGAGGTAGTCAAGAGGTTCTCCGGGGCAGCGTCATTCCCCGTCCGTTATGTGTGGCAGGAGCATAGGGAATTCAGGGCTGCCAAAATCCGGAACGATGCGATAAACCAATCGACCGGAGAGTATCTGATACTCCTTGACGGGGACTGCGTCTTGAACAGACACTTCATAGCTGACCACCTCTCCCTTGCGGAAGAAGGATACTTTATCCAGGGGAAGAGGGTACTTGTCAGCAGGAGCGCGGTCGAGGCCTTCGACCACACCTACGCCGACTCGGCGGCCATCCTCATCACAATGGCCATAATAGGAAAGATTTCGAATGTCCATCATCTCGTCCGTCTTCCTTTCTTCCCTGCCGTAAAGAACACGAAACTCAAGGGCATAAAGTCTTGCAACATGAGTTTCTTCAGACGGGATATCATCGCCGTGAACGGTTTTAATGAAGAGTATGTGGGATGGGGCAATGAAGATTCAGACCTTGCCTGCCGGTTTTTCAAGTACGGACTCATGAAGAAGGTCCACCAATTCATGGCGGTCTGTTTCCACCTCTGGCATCCGACGAACAAGGTCGTTCCCGCCAGGAATGAGAAACTCCTTGCAGCGGCAGTCGCATCGGGGGAATATTTCTGTGAACATGGGCTCGTCAAAAAAAATTAATCCGGACATACTTATCTGGATAGGGTATTCCGGCATGTTTTTCTTTGTCCCGCTCGCCCATTCACCGGTCGAAATTTGCGGAGGGCTGGTACTCGCCGCCTGGATACTTTCCGGAAAATTCCTGACAGATACGAGGATGTGGCTATCCTCAGAGACTGCACTGCCGGTACTATTCCTGATTCTTCTTCCCTGGATCGGCCTTGCGTATTCTCCGATGCCTTCTGACGGCCTTCACGTCGCTTCAAAGGGATACTATTGGCTTTACGCGATAGGAATGGTGTCTGTGTTGGGAGAGCAGAAACATCCGGATTTCGTCATCAAAATGTTTCTGGCAGGGCTGGCGCTGAGCAGCGTCGTATCCGCCCTCCAGGTCCTCGGTCTGGTCCGTCTTCGGTATGGCACCCCGAGCGGATTGTTAGGAATAAGTTCACCGTGGATAACGTATTCCCTTCTTCTTACGGTCGGCATATTGATAGCCTCTTTTTATTTTCAAAAGGCACAGGGCAGGAAGGGAAGGTATCTGTCTCTTTTCATGATGCTCCTTTACTTCGGGACTATCGGTTTCGTCGGCGGCAGGAGCGGTTATCTCGCGTTTATCATCCTCTCCCCGTTGCTCGTTTATAATATCATAGGGAGGAGGCACATCCTCAGGATACTCCTTCTCAGCCTCCTTGCCGTGGCGCTCCTCTTCACTTTCCCTGTGGTGCGGACGCGATTCGGAGAGATAAAGAAGGACATAGAGCGTTATGAGCAGGGAGATATCTCGACCTCGATAGGGCTTCGGCTCCATATGTGGGGCATCGCATTAACGGAGATAAAGAAAAACCCGGTCTTCGGTATCGGGACAGAGGGTTTCAAGAAGTCATGGGAAGTGAACAAGCAAGACCCTGCGCTCCCTTTTCATGCGCACCCGCACAACAGCTTTCTCTACATGATGGTAAGCTACGGTCTTGGGGGCTTGATCGCTTTCTGCTGGCTTCTCGTCGTGATGCTCCGAAAGGGATGGAAGAACCGTGAGATCCCTCTCGGATTCGCTTTGTTATCATTCACGCTCGTCCTGATCATTGGGAGCCTGACAGACACTCAGATTCTGCCGTTCCCTACGGCGACGGCGTATGTGCTGTTTGCCGGAATTGCCGGGGCGATAGGTGCCGGTGACAACAGGCTCTCCAGGACCATCGCCATGACGAAAGAAGAGGAGCTACCGCCGGCCTGTGCGAGGAGGACTTCGTAAGGCTCGTAAATGTATATTCCGGCTCTCGTTTTTTGGACGACAGGAACGGGAAAAGTAAAGGAAGGACAGCTGAATGACGAAAGTGGAAAAGGTTCATGATTTATCGAAAAAGCAAATCCTTAAGAAGGCGCTCACCCTGAGAAGGCATGATAAATTATATAATTTGCGGAATGATCACGAAGAACGCGATTTTAGATCCGGCATCGATGGTTTTTCGACGATCGCTTGCCGGCTGAGGTATTCGAGGAAAGTACTCGATGTCGGAGCGGGAAACGGTATTTTGGTTTCTCTCTTATCCGAACTCGGTCACGAGTGTCGTGCTATCGACATTATTGATCTGCCCGAATTGTATCCTGAAATATATAAAGAAAAGAAGATATCCTTTCAGAAGTGTAACGTTGAAGTAGACGATATTCCCTACCCTGACGGTTTTTTTGACGCTGTCGTGTGCAGTGAGGTGTTCGAACATTTTACCCTATCTCATCTGAGAGCGATGCAAGAAATATATCGGGTCCTCTCCCCGGGAGGTACTGTCGTGGTAGCCGTCCCGAATGCCGTATGCTTTCGCAATCGCAGCCGGATGATACGGGGGAAGCATATCACATGGGATTACAAGAAGCATTATCTCCATGCGGAACCTGTTCTCTACAAAGGGCTTTCATTTTTCCCTGATCGGCACAACAGGGAGTTTACCGCAAGTGAGTTGAGATTATTGCTCAACGAGATTCATTTGAGAAATATCGAAGTGCGATTTGATAAATCTCGGAGCTACCGAACCGGTTTCGAAAGGATAAAATCTATCGGGTCTTCGCTGAGAGATCTTATCCCCTCCCTGCGAAAGACGTTGATCGCTTTTGGAGAAAAGGAATCGCTTAAGGGACTGGAATAAGGAGATACCGATATTGACTGATCTTTCTGTGGCGATCATCACGAAGAACGAGGAGGAGATGCTGCCTGCGTGTCTGGAGAGCGTCTCTTTCTCCGACGATGTTGTGGTCGTTGATTCGGGCAGCACGGACAAGACCGTCGAAATCGCACGCGCCTTCGGCTGCAGGGTATTTGTGGAGGCGTGGAAGGGAGATGGTCCGCAAAAGAACAGTGCAATAGACAAATGTCTGCATGAATGGGTACTCATCCTTGACGCCGACGAGAGGATATGCGACGAGACGCGGCATGAGATCGAAAGGATAGTCGCATCCGGAGAGAGTGCGGACGCCTATAGCTTTCCGAGGAAGAATCTTTTTCACGGGAGGTGGATAAAGCACTCGGGCTGGTGGCCGGACAGGATCATACGTCTCGTGCGGAAAAGCAGGGGTCGTTACCGGTCGATCACGCACGGGATATGGGCTACGACGGGCACCCTTGCCGAAGCGAGGGCTCCGATAGAGCACCACAGCTTTTCCCGATACTCCGATATGCTTCAGATCATGGAGGAGAGATCGACGGACATGGCGAAAGAACTTTTCGATGCGGGCAAGCGTGCAGGGGCCATGACGCCTTTTCTGCATGGTTTCGTCATGTTTCTCAAGGTCTATGTCTTGAAGATGGGCTTCCTCGACGGACTTGACGGCTTCATCATCGCCTTCACGCGGGCCGGCGGTTCATTCTTAAAATACGCCAAGCTCGTCGAACTGCAGCGTGAGAAGAAGCAGTGAATCGGGAGCGACAGCTTCTCTTCATCTTCGACAGATTCTGGAGGGACAGGTGTCTTTCTTAAGAGGCCTCTCACTTTTAACGCATTATGCGGCGCTTTTGTCCGCCAGTCTCGGGATCCGATGAAGGTGAGCGTCGTAATACCGGTTCTTAATCAATTGCGCTTCACCAAGATCTGCATGGAGAGTCTTTTCGTGACGCTGCCGAGAGAGTCTGAGATCATCGTCATTGATAATGGCTCCTCTGACGGCACTCCTGCATATCTCTCCGAATGCGCAAATGTGAGGGTCATTAGGAACGAGAAGAACCTGGGGTGTGCAGGTGCCTGGAATCAGGGGGTTAAGGCGGCCAAGGCGCCGTGGATCGCTATTTTGAATAATGACGTGATCCTTTCAGAGGGATGGCTCGAAGGGCTTCTTGATTTTGCCGCAGAGAGAAGCGCTGACATTGTGAGCCCTGCGTTCCGTGAGGGTGAATATAATTATGACATCGCAGAATATGCAAAGGGATACGTTGGAAACATGAGGACTGTTGCGCGCATGGGCATTGCGCAGGGAATCTGCTTTATGGTGAGACGACGCGTCTTCGATCTAATCGGTATGTTTGATGAGAACTTCAAGGTCGGGCAATTCGAGGACGCGGACTTCTTTCGCCGAGCCCGGCTCGCCGGATTTGTCCTCGGAACCACCGGGCGTTCGTTCATTCATCATTTCGGCTCAGCCACACAGAAGGCGCTTCGTGAGAAGGGGGCCGAGAGTCCCTATGAACAGGAAAATCGTGCTTACTACCGGAGGAAATATGGCCTTACCGTCTGGAAAAGGATCATCGAGCGAAGATGCGGTAAGTTACAAGCCCTCTGGTGGAGGATCTTTGAGAAAAGGCGGCACGGCCACACGTTGATCGAAAAGTGGATAGACGGAAGGTTGCGCTACTATTGAAGGTCCTCAGCTTCGACAAACGCTTGCTCTCCCGTCGGTTTGGGGCACTGCAGCGCATGGCACAGGACAAGAAAAAAGTGAGAAGAGCCCGAGACGCAGAACATGAATAGCCCAAGGGTGAGCGTCTGCATTCCCACTTACAACTATGCCGGTTTTCTGCCGGAGGCGATCGATTCCGTCCAGAAGCAGACATTTACCGATTATGAGATCCTGATCATTGATGATTGTTCACGGGACAACACGAAAGAGCTTCTCGTCCGCTATGCGAAGAACGACAAGAGGATACGGTTCAAGATCAATTCCGCCAATATCGGCATGGTGAACAATTGGAACTCATGTCTGACCGAAGCGAAGGGGGAATATATCAAGTTTGTTTTTGGGGATGACCTGTTGTCGTCTCCCGAAGCCCTCCAAAAAATGGTGACCCATCTGGATCTCGACCCGGACGTAACTCTTGTGGGTTCTGCCAGGTATGTCATTGACGGCGAATCTCGGATAATCAAAGTACTATCGCACTTCAAGGACGACACCCTCCTGCCGGGGAGGGCACTCATCAACCGTTGCCTGTCCGTGCGGAAGAATCTTATCGGAGAGCCTACCGCTGTCATGTTCAGGAAGCGTGATGCGGAGCGAGGATTCAATCCCCGATATAAGCAGCTTGCCGATTTAGAGATGTGGTTCCATCTCCTCGAAAAGGGAAAATTCGCATACCTGAAGGAACCGCTTTGCTCCTTCAGGCGCCATGTGGGCCAGGAGACTGCAAAAAACAGCGTAAGCCTCTTAGCGGCTTACGACAATTTCTATCTCTATGACGAGTACATGAATAAGCCGTATGTGACCATTCCTCTTTTTCACCGGAACTATATACGCTATGACAACATATACCGGATATGGAAGCTTTACACCACGAACGATCTGGCTAAGGAGGCGGCTGTCAGAGAGATCGATGCTCGATACGGCTATGGGAGATTTCTTGCTTATTACCCCTTCTACAAGATCTATAAACCGTTTCTTAAATTTTACCGTAACCTCCTCGGGCAGGGCTTTTTTGTCGCGCGTCACGGCGAGTGCCCGAAACGCTGAAGTCAGGATAGCGAGGAGGCTGCCCGGCAGCACTCGAAAGGTCTCTCGCTGCATGGGAAATGACGCATGCACGAATCTCTTAATTCAAGTATTATAAAAGTCTTGAGAAAGAGATATTATTGGCATCATGAAGATAATTCTGCAGAGGAATGGCTGAATGGGTAAGCCTATCGTTCTCATGTATCATAATATCGGTATCCCCCCAAGAGAGGGGAAATTGCGGAGCCTCTACGTGACTCCGCGAATGTTCAGGTTCCAGATGTGGTATCTGAAAACAGCCGGTTTCGAGGTCGTCTTCTTGAGGGACATTTTGTCGCATATCCGGGGAGAATCTGTTTCAGATAAGAAACTCGTTGCGCTCACTTTCGACGACGGGTACCAGGATTTTTATGAGAACGCGTATCCTGTCTTGAAGAGGTACGGATTCCCCGCTACGGTTTTTCTCGTGTCGGACCTCGTGGGCAAGGATAACCTCTGGGATTATCGGGCGTTGAATATACGGAAGAGGCTTCTCGACTGGGATAAGATCATCGAAATGAGCGGGCATCTTGTCACGTTCGGCTCCCATACGAAAACGCATCCGTTCTTGGAGAAACTTTCGACTAAGGAGATTGAAGAGGAATTATTCGGCTCGAAGGCCGATATTGAAAAGAGGTTGAAACTTCCGGTCGAATTTTTCTGTTACCCCTACGGCCATTATGACGAAAGAGCGGTAGCTGTGGCCAGGAAGGCCGGCTACCTCGGTGCGACGACGATGAACAGAGACCTTATCCATAGGGGAGATGATCCGTTCGAGATGAGGAGGTCGTTCATCAGATGGCATACCCATCCGTTGTTGTTCGTTCTTAAGATGCATTCCGACTATGAAGATCGGAAAGGCGGCAGAGCATGAAGGTCCTTTTGTTAAATATAGGCCTTGGGAGAGGCTGGGGAGGAATCGAGTCTCATTCCGACACACTCGGGGGAGCGTTGTTCAAACGCGGATATAACGTGATTATGGGGTGCGCACATGAAGGCTCGATCGAAGTTGCCGGGGGGATCACCCTTCCGGCGAGGAAGATATGGATCGTAAATTCAGGGGATCTGAAGGCGATTGTGAGAATAGCGGCGATCGTGTTCAAGGAGAGGGTTGATGTAATCATCGCGAACATGGGCAAAGAATACTGGCCTGCTGCGGTGGCCGCACTATTGCTCGGCAGGAAGATACTCTTCATAAGGCATCAGACTGACAGGATCAGGAGGACCACCTTATGGCTCATCAAACACCATGTCGAACGGGTCGTGGCGGTGAGCGGAGCGGTTCGGGAAGCGCTGCTGAAGAGCGGGGTCTCCCCCGGTAAGATCGAGATAATCCATAACAGCGTGCCCCTCGAAAAATTCAATCCGGAAGAGGTCGGCAGAAGCGAGGCAAGACAAGAACTGGGGGTTCGAGAGGGAGAGATCGTCGTGGGGACTGTCGCGAAGCTCCACCGAGGGAAAGGCGTTTATGAGATTCTCAGGGCATTCGGCCTGCTTGCGGGGAAATACCCCCGCCTGAAATTGATTTTTGTCGGCAACGGACCGGAGCGGCATGAACTCGAAGAAGAAGCAGGGAGACTTTCGGTGCGTGACAGGGTCATTTTTACGGGTGTTAGGAAGGATATCGAGCGGATGTATGCTGCGATGGATGTCTTTGCTCTTCCCTCGACCTGTGAG contains:
- a CDS encoding glycosyltransferase family 2 protein: MSLITTTYDSPSALKKATDSILGQTRMPDEVIIADDGSGDETAEVVKRFSGAASFPVRYVWQEHREFRAAKIRNDAINQSTGEYLILLDGDCVLNRHFIADHLSLAEEGYFIQGKRVLVSRSAVEAFDHTYADSAAILITMAIIGKISNVHHLVRLPFFPAVKNTKLKGIKSCNMSFFRRDIIAVNGFNEEYVGWGNEDSDLACRFFKYGLMKKVHQFMAVCFHLWHPTNKVVPARNEKLLAAAVASGEYFCEHGLVKKN
- a CDS encoding MerR family transcriptional regulator, with translation MARRKPVNELTEEEKKGMPLYPIGIVSELIGTTDQTLRLYEKHGLITPARRNKNRFYSENDIKWLRCVRDLIHVRKISIEGIKKLLEYAPCWEITDCPEDRRKRCSAFMDRTKPCWEINRLICNEQAGKKCEDCVVFISHDKKRKN
- a CDS encoding glycosyltransferase family 2 protein; the encoded protein is MTDLSVAIITKNEEEMLPACLESVSFSDDVVVVDSGSTDKTVEIARAFGCRVFVEAWKGDGPQKNSAIDKCLHEWVLILDADERICDETRHEIERIVASGESADAYSFPRKNLFHGRWIKHSGWWPDRIIRLVRKSRGRYRSITHGIWATTGTLAEARAPIEHHSFSRYSDMLQIMEERSTDMAKELFDAGKRAGAMTPFLHGFVMFLKVYVLKMGFLDGLDGFIIAFTRAGGSFLKYAKLVELQREKKQ
- the hisA gene encoding 1-(5-phosphoribosyl)-5-[(5-phosphoribosylamino)methylideneamino]imidazole-4-carboxamide isomerase, which produces MHVIPAIDLKGGKCVRLLQGREDAVTTYSDDPVSTARRWESCGAKLLHVVDLDGAFTGGQKNFEAIRNIRDAVAMDIEVGGGIRDLEKIDALVGIGVNRIILGTVAVENPDLLSEACDKYPGRILVGIDARDGKVAIKGWVEVTALDAIEMARQAAERKAAGIIYTDITTDGMMTGPNKKAVGEMVRAVPIPVIASGGVSSLQDITGLMEIPGLWGVITGKAIYSGALDLNEAVRLVGGK
- a CDS encoding O-antigen ligase family protein, with amino-acid sequence MFFFVPLAHSPVEICGGLVLAAWILSGKFLTDTRMWLSSETALPVLFLILLPWIGLAYSPMPSDGLHVASKGYYWLYAIGMVSVLGEQKHPDFVIKMFLAGLALSSVVSALQVLGLVRLRYGTPSGLLGISSPWITYSLLLTVGILIASFYFQKAQGRKGRYLSLFMMLLYFGTIGFVGGRSGYLAFIILSPLLVYNIIGRRHILRILLLSLLAVALLFTFPVVRTRFGEIKKDIERYEQGDISTSIGLRLHMWGIALTEIKKNPVFGIGTEGFKKSWEVNKQDPALPFHAHPHNSFLYMMVSYGLGGLIAFCWLLVVMLRKGWKNREIPLGFALLSFTLVLIIGSLTDTQILPFPTATAYVLFAGIAGAIGAGDNRLSRTIAMTKEEELPPACARRTS
- a CDS encoding DUF3108 domain-containing protein, which translates into the protein MSYIRYFCACIAGIVICIFFVPKGGFSFAIPERLVYDLTWTGIKAGEAILEVKGGGDRLTITSRAQSAQWVSVFYTVDDRVESLLTKDSTKHGMGQPVNYRLNLREGKRKKDKEVIFYRDVSKALYIDYLTDERREYGIPSLIFDPLSSFFYLRTMHLEVGKSVYVTIFDSKKVLDVEVQVTGREKISVPAGEFQTIVIKPLMKSEGIFFRKGDIRIWLTDDGRRIPVKMKTGTGIGSITARLVGGNY
- a CDS encoding class I SAM-dependent methyltransferase, producing the protein MTKVEKVHDLSKKQILKKALTLRRHDKLYNLRNDHEERDFRSGIDGFSTIACRLRYSRKVLDVGAGNGILVSLLSELGHECRAIDIIDLPELYPEIYKEKKISFQKCNVEVDDIPYPDGFFDAVVCSEVFEHFTLSHLRAMQEIYRVLSPGGTVVVAVPNAVCFRNRSRMIRGKHITWDYKKHYLHAEPVLYKGLSFFPDRHNREFTASELRLLLNEIHLRNIEVRFDKSRSYRTGFERIKSIGSSLRDLIPSLRKTLIAFGEKESLKGLE
- the rfaE1 gene encoding D-glycero-beta-D-manno-heptose-7-phosphate kinase gives rise to the protein MNLKDFLRRCKGKRVLVVGDLILDCYIWGKVDRISPEAPVPVVEVTNDTFMLGGAANVAGNVVSLGGKATVAGIVGRDSAGEVLRKLLDEKGVGCAVFEDARPTTMKTRVIAHNQQVVRFDKEERNRIAGRVLSTIIDFLGRAIAEHDAIIVSDYKKGIVSPELIRAILKIAKPKGKLVAVDPKAGHFHCYKGVSLVTPNLAEASSGSGVEIKDERSLLRAGKTLLKKLSSMAVLITRGEEGMSLFERDGVTNIPTVAQHVYDITGAGDTVIAAFTLAYASGATMREAAAIANHAAGIVVGEVGTAVVTPEKLLASVRRSRK
- the hisF gene encoding imidazole glycerol phosphate synthase subunit HisF, translated to MLAKRIIPCLDVKDGRVVKGVSFVNLQDAGDPVENAKFYDEQGADELIFLDITASHEKRKIIIDVVEKTADDVFMPLTVGGGIKTLDDIRDLLRAGCDKVSVNTTAVKDPFFISRAAERFGSQCIVVAIDAKRVHDTLPDATGENWFQDPSLKDVRLNLLETIPPALNGDGGLLWAISTHGGRKMKRIDAVRWAKKMEELGAGEIMLTSMDRDGTKDGYDIELTKAISEAVSIPVIASGGAGNLEHLYEGFVQGKADAVLAASIFHFREYTIGEAKEYLRSRGVLVRLSS